The following proteins are encoded in a genomic region of Rattus rattus isolate New Zealand chromosome 2, Rrattus_CSIRO_v1, whole genome shotgun sequence:
- the Erich4 gene encoding glutamate-rich protein 4, with product MVQTMELWAQLKQAGLEPSGLGPLPQALRMPPPEGNPGQALMSSGAELGGARELLLWIWEELGNLRRLDVQLLGQLCDLGLEMGTLREELVTILEEEEDDDEEEQEEEGEGKNCVEENKGLSGKQGEGGSGNSYPAQRLPDFEMTI from the exons ATGGTTCAGACTATGGAGCTGTGGGCTCAGCTGAAGCAGGCTGGACTGGAGCCCAGTGGATTGGGCCCACTCCCCCAGGCCCTACGGATGCCCCCACCAGAGGGGAACCCCGGTCAGGCCCTTATGTCTTCAGGGGCCGAACTTGGGGGTGCCAGGGAGCTGTTGctgtggatctgggaggagttg GGGAACCTGCGCCGACTGGATGTTCAGCTGTTGGGACAACTGTGTGACCTGGGACTGGAGATGGGGACCCTGCGGGAAGAGCTGGTCACCAtcctggaagaggaggaagatgacgatgaggaggagcaggaggaggagggggaggggaagaactgTGTAGAAGAGAACAAAGGGCTGTCGggaaagcagggggaaggaggttCAGGGAACTCCTATCCAGCCCAGCGCCTCCCTGACTTTGAGATGACCATCTGA
- the Dmac2 gene encoding distal membrane-arm assembly complex protein 2 isoform X1 codes for MPGSPTARLRVGQSAEGAPWILKLCFLHLGAREWHGRARGTHSMSGLATPDSNQEKKRTLLQFLSDHFHDVQTLREYLLQKQISKVNMENRSYRKIQERYGPYITGAHFILKQGGAVKFQGRDWIRPNDRGHSIAELQKVPVEAVDASGCAINYQGLSNLLPLKELRSLSLQRCPNLDDWCLSRLYLLAGSLQELSLAGCPRISERGLACLHHLQNLRRLDISDLPAVSHPGLTQILVEEMLPHCEVLGVDWAKSLKLGPDDQPPDTSSPLSS; via the exons ATGCCAGGCTCTCCAACTGCGCGTCTTCGGGTGGGGCAGTCTGCTGAAGGAGCACCATGGATTCTCAAACTTTGC ttCCTGCACCTGGGTGCCCGAGAATGGCATGGGAGAGCCAGGGGCACCCACAGCATGAGTGGGTTGGCGACCCCAGACAGCAAtcaggagaagaaaaggacactGCTGCAGTTCCTCTCAGACCACTTCCATGACGTCCAGACTCTGAGAGAGTACTTGCTCCAGAAACAGATCTCAAAAGTCAACATGGAGAATCG ATCCTACAGGAAGATCCAGGAGAGATACGGCCCATACATCACAGGTGCTCACTTCATCCTGAAGCAGGGAGGCGCAGTGAA GTTTCAGGGCAGAGATTGGATCCGGCCCAATGACCGTGGCCATTCTATTGCCGAGCTCCAgaaggtgcctgtggaggctgtGGATGCCAGTGGCTGTGCCATCAACTACCAGGGCCTCAGTAACCTCT TGCCCCTGAAGGAGCTACGGTCCCTGTCCCTTCAGCGCTGCCCCAACTTGGACGACTGGTGCCTCAGCCGCCTCTACCTACTGGCTGGTTCACTGCAGGAGCTCTCTCTGGCTGGGTGCCCCAGAATCTCAGAACGAGGCCTTGCCTGTCTCCACCACCTCCA GAACCTCCGCAGGCTGGACATCTCAGACCTCCCTGCCGTGTCCCACCCAGGTCTCACTCAGATCCTAGTGGAAGAGATGTTGCCCCATTGTGAGGTCCTTGGAGTTGATTGGGCCAAGAGTCTGAAGCTGGGGCCAGACGATCAACCTCCCGACACATCTAGTCCTCTCTCTTCCTAG
- the B3gnt8 gene encoding UDP-GlcNAc:betaGal beta-1,3-N-acetylglucosaminyltransferase 8 gives MRCRKCQLCLSALLTLLGLKVYIEWTSESWLKKAEPRGALPSPTPPSAEPTLPTNLSARLGQTGPLSSAYWNQQQRQLGVLPSSDCQTWGSVAASEILDFILYPQDLRRFLLSAACRSFPLWLPAGEGSPVASCSDKDVPYLLLAVKSEPGHFAARQAVRETWGSPVAGTRLLFLLGSPLGMGGPDLRSLVTWESRRYGDLLLWDFLDVPYNRTLKDLLLLTWLSHHCPKVSFVLQVQDNAFVHIPALLEHLQALPPTWARSLYLGEVFTQAKPLRKPGGPFYMPKTFFEGDYPAYASGGGYVISGRLAPWLLQAAARVAPFPFDDVYTGFCFRALGLAPRAHPGFLTAWPAERTRDPCAVRGLLLVHPVSPQDTIWLWRHLWVPELRC, from the coding sequence ATGCGTTGCCGCAAGTGCCAGCTCTGCCTGTCAGCACTGCTCACACTCCTAGGCCTCAAAGTATACATCGAGTGGACATCTGAGTCCTGGCTTAAAAAGGCTGAACCCCGGGGCGCTCTGCCCAGTCCCACGCCACCAAGTGCTGAGCCCACCTTGCCCACCAACCTCTCAGCACGCCTGGGTCAGACTGGCCCACTGTCCTCTGCTTATTGGAACCAGCAGCAGCGGCAACTGGGAGTCCTGCCGAGTTCGGACTGTCAGACTTGGGGGAGTGTTGCTGCCTCAGAGATCTTGGACTTCATCCTGTACCCCCAGGACCTTCGGCGCTTCTTGCTGTCAGCAGCCTGTAGGAGCTTCCCGCTATGGCTGCCTGCAGGAGAAGGCAGCCCGGTGGCCAGCTGCTCTGATAAGGATGTACCCTACTTGCTACTGGCTGTCAAATCAGAACCAGGACACTTTGCAGCAAGGCAGGCTGTGAGGGAGACCTGGGGCAGCCCAGTTGCTGGGACCCGGTTACTCTTCCTGCTGGGGTCCCCACTAGGAATGGGGGGGCCTGACCTAAGATCACTGGTGACGTGGGAGAGCCGGCGCTATGGTGACCTACTGCTCTGGGACTTCCTGGATGTTCCCTACAACCGGACACTGAAagacctgctgctgctgacctggctgagccaccactgccccaaGGTCAGTTTTGTCCTGCAGGTTCAGGACAATGCCTTTGTCCACATCCCAGCCCTGCTGGAGCACCTGCAGGCTCTGCCACCTACCTGGGCCCGCAGCCTCTACCTGGGTGAGGTCTTCACCCAGGCCAAACCACTTCGCAAGCCCGGAGGACCCTTCTACATGCCGAAGACCTTCTTTGAAGGTGACTACCCAGCCTATGCAAGTGGGGGTGGCTACGTCATCTCGGGGCGCCTGGCTCCCTGGCTGCTGCAGGCAGCAGCCCGAGTAGCACCCTTCCCCTTTGATGATGTCTACACTGGTTTCTGCTTCCGTGCCCTGGGCTTAGCGCCCCGTGCCCATCCAGGCTTCCTCACAGCCTGGCCAGCAGAGCGTACCAGGGACCCCTGCGCTGTACGAGGCCTGCTGCTGGTGCATCCAGTCAGCCCCCAGGACACCATTTGGCTCTGGAGACATCTGTGGGTTCCAGAGCTCCGGTGCTGA
- the Dmac2 gene encoding distal membrane-arm assembly complex protein 2 isoform X2 codes for MAAPRAFLHLGAREWHGRARGTHSMSGLATPDSNQEKKRTLLQFLSDHFHDVQTLREYLLQKQISKVNMENRSYRKIQERYGPYITGAHFILKQGGAVKFQGRDWIRPNDRGHSIAELQKVPVEAVDASGCAINYQGLSNLLPLKELRSLSLQRCPNLDDWCLSRLYLLAGSLQELSLAGCPRISERGLACLHHLQNLRRLDISDLPAVSHPGLTQILVEEMLPHCEVLGVDWAKSLKLGPDDQPPDTSSPLSS; via the exons ATGGCGGCGCCCAGAGCG ttCCTGCACCTGGGTGCCCGAGAATGGCATGGGAGAGCCAGGGGCACCCACAGCATGAGTGGGTTGGCGACCCCAGACAGCAAtcaggagaagaaaaggacactGCTGCAGTTCCTCTCAGACCACTTCCATGACGTCCAGACTCTGAGAGAGTACTTGCTCCAGAAACAGATCTCAAAAGTCAACATGGAGAATCG ATCCTACAGGAAGATCCAGGAGAGATACGGCCCATACATCACAGGTGCTCACTTCATCCTGAAGCAGGGAGGCGCAGTGAA GTTTCAGGGCAGAGATTGGATCCGGCCCAATGACCGTGGCCATTCTATTGCCGAGCTCCAgaaggtgcctgtggaggctgtGGATGCCAGTGGCTGTGCCATCAACTACCAGGGCCTCAGTAACCTCT TGCCCCTGAAGGAGCTACGGTCCCTGTCCCTTCAGCGCTGCCCCAACTTGGACGACTGGTGCCTCAGCCGCCTCTACCTACTGGCTGGTTCACTGCAGGAGCTCTCTCTGGCTGGGTGCCCCAGAATCTCAGAACGAGGCCTTGCCTGTCTCCACCACCTCCA GAACCTCCGCAGGCTGGACATCTCAGACCTCCCTGCCGTGTCCCACCCAGGTCTCACTCAGATCCTAGTGGAAGAGATGTTGCCCCATTGTGAGGTCCTTGGAGTTGATTGGGCCAAGAGTCTGAAGCTGGGGCCAGACGATCAACCTCCCGACACATCTAGTCCTCTCTCTTCCTAG
- the Dmac2 gene encoding distal membrane-arm assembly complex protein 2 isoform X3: protein MRFLHLGAREWHGRARGTHSMSGLATPDSNQEKKRTLLQFLSDHFHDVQTLREYLLQKQISKVNMENRSYRKIQERYGPYITGAHFILKQGGAVKFQGRDWIRPNDRGHSIAELQKVPVEAVDASGCAINYQGLSNLLPLKELRSLSLQRCPNLDDWCLSRLYLLAGSLQELSLAGCPRISERGLACLHHLQNLRRLDISDLPAVSHPGLTQILVEEMLPHCEVLGVDWAKSLKLGPDDQPPDTSSPLSS from the exons ATGAGG ttCCTGCACCTGGGTGCCCGAGAATGGCATGGGAGAGCCAGGGGCACCCACAGCATGAGTGGGTTGGCGACCCCAGACAGCAAtcaggagaagaaaaggacactGCTGCAGTTCCTCTCAGACCACTTCCATGACGTCCAGACTCTGAGAGAGTACTTGCTCCAGAAACAGATCTCAAAAGTCAACATGGAGAATCG ATCCTACAGGAAGATCCAGGAGAGATACGGCCCATACATCACAGGTGCTCACTTCATCCTGAAGCAGGGAGGCGCAGTGAA GTTTCAGGGCAGAGATTGGATCCGGCCCAATGACCGTGGCCATTCTATTGCCGAGCTCCAgaaggtgcctgtggaggctgtGGATGCCAGTGGCTGTGCCATCAACTACCAGGGCCTCAGTAACCTCT TGCCCCTGAAGGAGCTACGGTCCCTGTCCCTTCAGCGCTGCCCCAACTTGGACGACTGGTGCCTCAGCCGCCTCTACCTACTGGCTGGTTCACTGCAGGAGCTCTCTCTGGCTGGGTGCCCCAGAATCTCAGAACGAGGCCTTGCCTGTCTCCACCACCTCCA GAACCTCCGCAGGCTGGACATCTCAGACCTCCCTGCCGTGTCCCACCCAGGTCTCACTCAGATCCTAGTGGAAGAGATGTTGCCCCATTGTGAGGTCCTTGGAGTTGATTGGGCCAAGAGTCTGAAGCTGGGGCCAGACGATCAACCTCCCGACACATCTAGTCCTCTCTCTTCCTAG